From Micromonospora carbonacea:
CACCGGGCGCACCGAGGGCAACGACGCCACCGGCTGGAACACCAGCCGCAGCTCGTCGCGCTCGATCGCGCCGCGCAGCTCGTGCTCCACCGTCGTGCGGCGGCGCAAGAGCTTGTCGTACGCGCCGTCGTAGTGCTCGATCCGGTTCTTGCCGCGCTGCTTGGCGTAGCGCAGGGCCAGGTCGGCGTGGCGCAGCAGCAGCTCCGTGTCCGGCTCGTCGGGCAGCCCGGCCACCCCGATGCTCACCGACAGGAAGACCGGCCCGCCCGGCTGGTCGTACGGGTCGCCGAGCACCCCGAGCAGCCGCTCGGCGACCCGCCCCGCCTCGGCCGGGCGGCCCGGCACGAGCACCGCGAACTCGTCCCCGCCGAGCCGGGCGGCCAGGTCGTCGGGGCGCAGGTTGCCGCGCAGCCGCCGGCCCACCTCCGCCAGCACCTCGTCGCCCACGTCGTGCCCGCGCATGTCGTTGACGTTCTTGAAGCCGTCCAGGTCCAGCCCGAGCAGCACGCACGGGTCACCGGAGCCGGTCGCTTGGTGCAGGGCGCGCAGCAGCCCCCGCCGGTTGGCCAGGCCGGTCAGCGGGTCGGTGTGCGCCAGCTCGCGGAAGTGCGCCTCCCGCTCGGCCAGCCGGCCCGCGTAGCGGCGCACGTCGTGCAGGGCCAGGTATTGCCGGGCCACCAGCGCGAAGCCCTCCAGGCTGCCGGCGACGATGCCCAGCGCGTCGAACCGGCCGCCCTGGAGCAGGTGGTACATCGCGGAGGCGGCCATCGCGCCCATCGGCACGAAGGCGTACGCGCCGTCGGCGCCGATCAGGTCGACGTCGAGCTGCCCCGGCGGGTCGGCCCGGCGTACGACCAGCGCGGCGGTCAGCAGCCCCGCCGCGAGCAGCACGGCCCCCGCCAGCGCCATGCCCGGCACGGCCTGGCAGAGCCCGCCGGCGATGCCGAGCCCGCCGGAGGTCACCGCCGTGATCCCGGTGCCGAGCAGGGCCAGCCGGCGGCGGGGCCGGGCGGCCCGCAGGAGCACGATCAGGGTGAGCCCGGCGGTGAGCGCGACGCTGACGGTGGCCAGCAGGATCGGCGCGCAGGCCATCGGCGTGGCCGCGCCGAGCAGCCGGGTCGGCTCGGAGAAGAGCACCCAGCCCACGAACCAGAGCGCGGTGGCCATCGTCACACTGTCGAGGACCAGGCGGGCCGTCGCCGCGCGGGTCGCCCCCGCGCCGGGCAGCCGCAGCAGGCCCGCGCCGAAGGCGAGCGCGCTCGCCGCGACCCCGGCGGAGACCAGGGTGGCCCAGCCGGTGCGCTGCCCCTGGCGGTGGGCCAGGTGCTCGCCGGCCAGCGCCACGGCCAGCCCGACCGCGAGGCCGGCCACCGCGAAGCCCCCCGCCACGGCGACCAGCCCGGCGGCCCGCCCGCACTGGCGGCCGGAGCGCCGGGCGGAGACGACCAACAGGGCGGTCGCGCCGGCGGCGACGAGCCCGCTCAGCACCGCGACGGCGATCATGCCCGGGGGGAAGTGCACGCTCCCAACTGTGCCGGATGCCCGCTGCCCATGGGGGGCCGGGTGTGCAACTGTTGGGATACGGGGCCGCGCCCCGGCGGTTGCCCCTCCGACGGTGCAAGACTGGTACCCATGCCTGAGCTGCGGTCGAGGACCTCCACCCACGGTCGGACGATGGCCGGCGCCCGGGCCCTCTGGCGGGCCACCGGGATGACCGACGACGACTTCGGCAAGCCGATCGTCGCCATCGCCAACAGTTTCACCCAGTTCGTCCCCGGCCACGTACACCTCAAGGACCTCGGCGGCCTCGTCGCCGACGCGGTCGCGGAGGCCGGCGGGGTCGGCCGCGAGTTCAACACCATCGCCGTGGACGACGGCATCGCCATGGGCCACGGCGGCATGCTCTACTCGCTGCCCAGCCGCGAGCTGATCGCCGACGCGGTGGAGTACATGGTCAACGCGCACTGCGCCGACGCCCTGGTCTGCATCTCCAACTGCGACAAGATCACCCCCGGCATGCTGCTGGCCGCGCTGCGGCTCGACATCCCCACCGTCTTCGTCTCCGGCGGCCCGATGGAGGCCGGCAAGACCGTGGCGATCGAGGGCGTCGTCCACTCCAAGATCGACCTGATCGACGCCATGATCGCCTCGTCCAACGAGGCGGTCACCGACGACCAGCTCGGCGAGATCGAGCGGTCCGCCTGCCCGACCTGCGGCTCCTGCTCCGGCATGTTCACCGCCAACTCGATGAACTGCCTGACCGAGGCCATCGGCCTGGCCCTGCCCGGCAACGGCTCGACGCTGGCCACCCACGCCGCCCGCCGGTCGCTGTTCGTCGAGGCCGGGCGCACCGTCGTGGAGATCGCCAAGCGGTGGTACGACGGCGACGACTCCTCCGTGCTGCCCCGGCAGATCGCCAACCGGGCCGCGTTCGAGAACGCCATCGCCCTCGACGTGGCCATGGGCGGGTCCACCAACACGATCCTGCACCTGCTCGCCGCCGCGCGGGAGGCCGAGCTCGACTTCTCCGTCGCCGACATCGACGCCGTCTCCCGCCGGGTGCCCTGCCTGGCCAAGGTCGCGCCGAACTCCCCGAACTACCACATGGAGGACGTGCACCGCGCCGGCGGCATCCCCGCCATCCTCGGCGAGCTGGACCGCGCCGGGCTGCTGCACCGCGACGTGCACGCCGTGCACTCCCCCTCGCTGGCGCAGTGGCTCGCCGACTGGGACGTCCGCGGCGGCTCCGCCACCCCGGAGGCGATCGAGTTGTTCCACGCCGCCCCGGGCGGGGTGCGCACCACCGAGCCGTTCTCCACCACCAACCGCTGGTCGACGCTGGACACCGACGCGGCCGGCGGCTGCGTGCGCGACCGCGAGCACGCGTACAGCGCCGACGGTGGGCTGGCCATCCTGCACGGCAACCTCGCCCCGGACGGGTGCGTGGTGAAGACCGCCGGCGTGCCCGACGAGTGCCTGACCTTCCGCGGCCCGGCCAAGGTCTACGAGTCGCAGGACGACGCGGTCACGGCCATCCTGGCCAAGGAGATCGTCGCCGGCGACGTGGTGGTGATCCGCTACGAGGGCCCCAAGGGCGGGCCCGGCATGCAGGAGATGCTCTACCCCACCTCGTTCCTCAAGGGGCGCGGGCTGGGCCGCTCCTGCGCGCTGCTCACCGACGGCCGGTTCTCCGGCGGCACCTCCGGGCTGTCCATCGGGCACGTCTCCCCCGAGGCGGCCTCCGGCGGCCTCATCGCCCTGGTCGAGCCCGGCGACGAGATCGTCATCGACATCCCGGGCCGGTCCATCGAGCTGAACGTGCCCGACGACGTGCTGGAGGCGCGGCGCATCGCGCAGGAGAAGCGCCCCAGGCCGTACACGCCGGCCGACCGGCAGCGCCCGGTGTCGGCGGCGCTGCGCGCGTACGCGTCGATGGCCACGTCGGCCAGCGACGGCGCCTACCGCCGCGTCCCCGAGTGAGGTGAAAGGAGGGGCCCCTTGTTAACGCCTGGCGTATAGAAGGGGCCCCTCCTCACCACGCTCGGCGACGGGTGACCAGGGGCGAACAGATTCTCGCCCCGGACCACCGTTCGCCCGCTACGTGCCGCCGAACGGATCAGGCAGGAACAGGAACTCCTTGGCGAGGGCACGTACCTCGATCCACTCCGGGGCCGTCGACAGTGCCTCCGGTTCCCACAGGTACGCCTTCTCCGCACCGCTCATCAGGTCGAGCATTTCGTCGATGCGGCGGGCCAACTCGGCCTGTGCCGGATCGACGAGATCAGCCTCTTCCAACGGATCCAGGAGAGCGACCACGGCTTCGATCTGCAACGCCAGCTCGTCCGCCAAGCTGCCGGCGCCAGCCCTGCGCAGGTACTCCCGCTGGTCGTCCGGCGCCAGCGCGAGTCGGGCGACCACCCGCGTCAGCCCGCACAGCGCCGAGGTCACGCGAGCCGGGTGCAGGAGATCACTCGGGTCGTAGCTCGAGGCCTGATACATCGGATCGCCTCTCCAGACCGTTCGTGGTCAAAGCACTACAAGGCAGCGAAGCGGACCGGTTCCGCCAGGACCGCCGCCGCCCCGGGTAGGTCGGCGAGGCGCGCGGCGAGGGTCGCGCGGGCCAGGCGTTCCGGCAGCGCGACGCCGAACTTCAGCCCGGCGAGAGCCCGTGCGTTGACCTCGGGCAGGCAGATCCGCTGTCCCGCGTCGGCCACCAGTGAGCGCCACTGCGACCGGTCCAGGTCCGCGCGCAGCCGGATCATGTAGTCGTCGTACCGCTGCATCGGGTCGACGACCTCACTGAGCGTCGCGGCCAAGGTCGCGTTCGCCCGCAGCCCGGCCCACGTCCACCAGGTCAGGTCGCCGCCTTCGGCCCGGACTACAAGGCTGCCGCCCGGGTGCACCACGGCCGAGCGGTCGGCCCGTTCGGCCGCCAGCCGGTCCGTTGCCCTCCCGGTCAGCCGTACGGACGGATCGTCGCCCAGCAGGACGTCCCGCATCGTCCGGGTCAGCGGGTGGCTCCAGCCCACCCAGCCCGGGGACGTCCACCGCGCCCGGCCGCCGTCGTCGACCGGTTCGACGAAGCAGCGCCGCCGACGCCAGTCGACGTACGTGACCCGCCAGCTCCGCCCACCGAGCAGCAGCCGCCGATCGCCTCGTACCTCCTCGGTGAGCAGGCTCGGGTCGACCCGGCCGAGTTCCTGGCGACCGTGCAGCACGGTGAACTCCGGCGGGCCGGTGAAGACGGCGGTCATGTCCATGAAGTGCCGCCGGCCGAACCGTCGCTCCGCCTCCGGCCCGATGAACAGCAGTCCACCGTCGCTGTCGAGGTAGCCGTGGTCGACAAGGTGCCGGACGATCGGCTCGGCACCCGGCCCGAAGGGCGGCAGGCCGTTCCACGCCTGCGTCCAGAGGCGGTCACCGACCCGGTGTTCCTGCAGGCAGAGCGCGAGCACCTGTTGGGCGACGATGTGCCGGGGGTCTGGCGGCGGGACGACCGGCTCCACCCATCCTCGCCCCCAGAGCGACAGCAGCGCCGCCGCCCGGACCAGATCCTGCCCCGTACGACACAGGAAGAGGCAGTTTCGGGTGCTGCCCGGACGGCGGCCGGTGCGGCCGAGCCGCTGCAGGAACGACGCCACCGTGGCAGGCGCGTCGATCTGCACGACCCGGTCCAGGTCGCCCACGTCGATGCCCAGCTCCAGGGTGCTGGTGGAGACGATGACGCAGTCCCTGGCCTCGGCGAACGCCTGCTCGGAGCGGCGTCGCTCGTCGGCGGAGAGTGAGGCGTGCGACAGGAACGTGGTCACCCCCCGTTCCCGCAGCAGTTGGCCGAGTTCCTCGACGGTTTGCCGGGATTCGCAGAAGACCAGCCGCTTCTCCCCCGCGTGCAGGGCGGCGATCACCTTCGCGGCGTTGAACAGCGACCCGACGTAGTCGAGTTCCACGTCACCGGGCGGCGGGCCGGCAGCGGCGGAAGAGCCCGTGGCGGTGGAAGGCGCGGCAGCAGCGGAAAGGCCGGCAGCGGCGGGCACACCGGGGGCGACGACCCGCCCGGGGCGGCTGCCCGTCGCCGATCCCTGCAGCCAGGTCAGCAGGTCCGCCGGGTTGCCGACGGTCGCGGAGAGCCCCACCCGCTGCAGTGGCCGCCCGGCCACCCGGGTCAGCCTCTCCAGCACCGCGAGCAGGTGCCAGCCACGGTCGTCCCCGGCGAAGGCGTGCACCTCGTCGACCACCACCGCCCGCAGCCCGGCGAAGAAGCCCCGGTGGTCGACGTTGACGCTCACCAGCATCGCCTCGAGGGACTCGGGCGTGGTCAGCAGGATGTCGGGGCGTTGCCACAGCACCGCCCGGCGGGCGGCGGTGTGCACGTCGCCGTGCCACAGGGCCGCCGTGCGGCCCAACCAGCCGGCGTACCGCTCGATGCGGGGGTGCAGGTTGTTGAGCAGGGCCCGCAGCGGGCACAGGTAGAGCACCGAGGTGCCGGTCCAGCCGTCCCGCGCCATTCGGGACAGCAGAGGGAACGTGACCGCCTCGGTCTTCCCGCCCGCCGTCGGGGCGAGCAGCAGCGCGTCGTCGCCGTCGAGCAGCGGCCCGATCGCGGCCCGCTGCAACGGCCGCAGCTCGGGCCAGCCGAGGCTGTTGACGACGTGGTGCAGCAGCACGGGGTGCAGCAGCGCCTCGTCGTTCACAGGGTCAGGTCGACGTCGTCGGCCGACGCGGCGTTGCGCTCGACCGCCGTCAGCTCGTCCGACCGGAGCGTCAGCGCGTAGTGCTCCCGGGGGTTCCAGTCGGCGAACTGGTCCACCCGGTCGAAGACGTCGGCGACGAGCTTCTTGAGGTAGATGCGGGGGGCGACCCCGACCTGGCCGCCCAGCCGGCCGGCGACGGCGCGGGCGAGTTCCCCGAGATAGGCGTCGTCGGCGACCTCGCTCACCCGGGCGCTGCCGTAGATGTCGCGCACCCGCACCCCGAGCTGGACCAGGGCGGCCTCGGTGAAGCCGGGCAGGCGGAGCTGGGTGGCACGTGGGTTGTCCCAGCGCGGCTCCGGCCCGAAGTCGGTGGCGAGGCGCTGTGCCAGCGGCGCGAGCCGCTGCACGCCCTGCTGGCCGTCGAAGAACGCCGGGGTGCCGGTGATCAGCAGGAAGAGGCCGGGGAACCGGCCGGCGTAGATGTCGTCCACGAGTTGCCGCAGCGCGTTGAGGGCCTTGTCGCGGGCGTCCGACCGGACCCGCTGCAGGGTCTCGACCTCGTCGAGGACCAGGAGCAGGCCGGGGTGGCCGCTGTCCCGCAGCACCGTCAGCAGGCCCTGCAGGAAGCTGAGCGCCCCGAAGTGGTCGAGGTCGCCCTTGACCCCGGCGGCCCGCCTCGCCGAGGCCGCGACGTGGGGCTGGCCGCCTAGCCAGGCGGCCAGCCCGCCGGCGGTCACCTGGTCGCCGGTGGCGATCGCGGCGCGGTAGCCCCGCAGCGCCGCCGCGAACCCTGGGGTGCTGCGGGAGATGTCCGCGAGCCGGCGTTCGAGCAGCTCACCGACCGCCCGGTCGAGGCCGTCCGCGTCGGCCTCGGCGACCGTGCCTGCGGCCAGCACGTCCTCCTCCAGGGCGAAGATCCAACCGTCGAGTACGGGTCGCAGCGCGCTCGGCGCGAACTGCTCGGTGGTCAGTTGCTCGACGAGCCGGCGGTAGACCGTCTCCATCCGGTGCAGCGGCGTCTCCAGCTCGGAGACCTGCACCTCCGCCACCGCGAAGCCCCGGCGCTTCGCCCGCTCTCCGAGCCAGCGGGTGAAGAAGGTCTTGCCGGCCCCGTACTCACCCCGGACGGCCTTGAACACGCTGCCGCCGCCGGCCACCCGGGCCAGGTCCTCGTCGAGGGCGGTGGCGAAGCGGTCGAGCCCGACGGCGAGGGCGTCCAGGCCGTTGGCGGGCACCGCTCCCCGGCGGAGCGCGTCGACGATGTCCTTGCGCCGCCGGGCGCTCACCTCGACCGTCACGGGACCGCCAGCCCGAACTGCTCGACCATGAGGGCGATGTCGAGCTTGGCCGTCCGCCCGTCTGGGTCGAGGCTGAGCACGGGGTACCCCTCGACCTGCAGCAGGCGGCGCAGGACGGTGAACGTGCCGGTGACCCGGTGCACGGGTATCCCGGCCCTGGTCGCCAGGGTCTCCAGGGTCGCCCGCCCGTTGCCGGCGACGAGGGTGGCGACCATGGCGGCCACCCGCTCGTCGGGCAGGGGCGCGCGGGTGCCCCGACGGTCGGCGTAGACGGGGCTGGCCAGCAGCGCCGCCACGAGGGCCGCCGCCGAATCGGCCGGGGCCGGGGACGACGGGACCTGTGGGGAGGTCGGAGCGGACGGGGGCGGCGCGGTCGCGGCGACCGGGGCTGGCAGGTCGAACAGGCCCTCGTCCTGCACCGGCGGCCGGGCGGGGCGGCGGGCGGGGCGGCGGTTCTCCGTCGGCGCAGGCTCGGGGGAGGTCGTCTCCCCCGCCGCCTGGCGCAGCGGCTCCCGCCACCACTCCGGGCTGGACACCGGCGCGCCCGCCCACCCCGGCACGGCGTTCTCGTCGTGGGCGGCGAAGAGCAGCAGCGGGATCGCCGCCTCGGCAGGGGCTGCCCCACCGTGGTATCCGGCCTTGCGCGGGCCGTACCGCAGCTCCTCCCGCCAGGGCAGGATCACCTCGCCGCCGCCGAGCGCCACCCGGCTGCCCTTGAAGAGCAGCTCGCCGTCACCGGGCTCGCCCGTCGCCGGCCGCCACCGGTTCTCGCTGGTGTCGGCGGGCCGCAGGACCGCCTCGGTGCCCCGGTCGACGACGTGGCCGTGGTCCGAGACCAGCACCACGACCCGGTCCTGGGCGACCACGAGCAGGTTCCGCAGCCCGTTGACGGTGTCGGTGCTCCACTCGGTGATGCCGGGGTCGCTGCGGTCGAGGGCGTCGTCGATGGTGTTGATGACGGCGGCGACCAGCGGGACGGCCGGGTCACCGAGGGCGGCGGCCACCTCGGGGTCGACGGCCAGCCCGGCCGGGGTGCGCAGGTCGGACTTGTGCAACAGCACGCCGCCCGGGAACTGCTCGCGGAAGGCCCGCAGTTCGGCGCCACGGTCGCCCACGGCGATCCGCCCGCTGAACAGGCTGCACCGGTTGACCTGCGTGACCGTCGGCAGCGCGGCGAGGACGCCGACGCGGGGGCCGCCGCCGGGCGTCAGCTCCTCCCAGGCGCCGCCACGGCCGAGGGACTCGGCGATCTCGATGGCCGCCGCGGTTCCCATGCCGTCGAGGACGAGCATCAGGACCCGTCGTCCGTTGTCCACGATGGGACGGACGACGCGGTCGAGCACGTCCTCCACGCGCAGCAGCGTGCCCGGGTCCCGCTCGGCGGTGGTGGTGTCCTGCAGCAGCTCGGCGAACTGGTGGTCGTGGCGGGCACGACGAGCTTCCACGGCCGCGTGCAGCAGCCGGTAGGCCTGCGCGACCTGCGGGTCGACGTCCCCGACGAAGATGTCGAGGCGGGCCCGGTCGACCCAGCCGTCGTCGCGGACCTGCCGCTGCACGGCGTCGAGCATCGTGGCGGGGGCGGGCCCTTCGGGCGTGGCCAGCCAGCGCAGCAGGCGGACGGCCATCCGGGCGGTCTCCACCCGGGAGCGCTCGGCCGACCGGTGGGTCTCCACCTCGGCGAGCCGGTCCTGCGCCCGCTCGATCAGCTCACCGGCGGGCGAGACGGGAGCCCCGGCCGCCGGCACGGCGAGTCGCACGGACTCCCCGAAGGCACGCATCCGCTGTGTGAAGCCGGCCGGCAGCAGGTCGGACGCGGCGAGCCGCCCGGCGACGTCGATCTCGGCCGCGATGTCCTCCGCCCGGCGCAGCATCCGGCGCGCGTCGTGGCGTACCGCGTGGTCGCCGTCGAGGGCCCGGTAGATCCACGCCTCGGTCGCCTCACCGAAGGCGATGGCCTGCGACTCCGTGAGGCGGGCACCGCCGAAGCGCGGCTCGAGCCGGGTGCGGGCGACCACCAGGTCCAGGTCGGGCCGCGACTCGGCGGCCCGGGGCCAGAGCACCCCGGCGAGCAGGCCGAGTGGTATGGCGTCGACGCCGTGCCCGGCTCCGACAGCGGCGAGGACCGGCACGGCGACCGGGCCGGCGACCTCGCGGAGGAACGTGGCGATCCCGTCGGACCATTCGGTGGGCAGGTCGCCGAAGCGGAGCTGGTTGGGTGCGTCGGTGCTCCACTGGAGGAGGCCGGCGCCGTCCAGTGCGTCGGGGTCGAGGCCGAGCACCGCACCGGCGAGGTGCCGCAGCGCGTGGTCCCGGGTGAGGATGAGGCCGGCGGGCGGCGGCCAGCCCTGGGTCGGGGCGAGGTCGGTAAGAGCGTCGGCGACCCATCGGCCGGTGCGCACGAGGGTGGAGTCGAGCCGCACCTGGCCGCCGAACACCTGGGTGACCAGGTCCCACGGGTCGACGCTGCGGCCCTTCTGCATGCTGACGTGGGTCAGCAGGCCGTCGCCCAGCTCCATGTCGGTGAGGTCGGTCAGCAGGACCAGCTTCTCGTGTCCGGCCCGGTCGGCGAGCGCGGCCCGCGCGGCGAGCGGCGTCCGGCAGGGTACGACCCGCACGGGCGTGTCCCCCACGGTGAGCACCGGCTCGTCGGTCCACTCGGGGCGGGCGTGCAGCACGATCGCGTCGCTGCCGTCGCGCTCGGCGAGCCACGACTCGACCTTGCGCCGCACTGCGGCGGGGCGGACGGCGGCCCGGGTGACGCTCACGACGGCTGCTCCGACTCCTCGGCCTGCCAGGCAACGGTGATCCGCCGTCCGGCGGTGACCTCGGCGCGCAGCTCGCCGACGAGCCGATCCAGTTCCCGCACGTCGGCGACGGTGACGCGGCGGGCAGCGGGCGGCGGGAGGACGGGGTCCGCCGGCTCGCGCTTCCCCGGGATGACGACTCGCGGGTTCGAGTTGTCCGGCGGCGTGACGATGACCGGATCGCGGTCGACGACCGGTGGGTTCGGGACGACGGCCGGGTTCGGCGGGACGGGCGGGTCCGGGACGGGCGGGTTCGGGGGGACCGGCGGGGTGTGCTCGGCCAGCAGGGCGGCTGCGGCGGCGACGGCCTCCTGCAGCGCCTTGACCAGGTCGGAGCCGTGCTGCTCGTCCCGGGCGGCGGCTCGGAGCCGGTCGAGCAGCGCGCGGGCGCGGGGGTCACTGCCGGCCCGCTGCTCCACCGCGTTGATCAGCGGCCACTGCGCGCCGGCCAGCGCCGAGGTGAGCCGCTGGGCCTGCTTGAAGACGCCGCTCGCCGCCTGGCCGTCCAGGCCGCCGAGGCGCTCCTCCCCCTCGGCGGCCACCCCGACGAGCACCACGTCGTCCCGCTCGCCGGCGACCTGGGTGAGCAGCTCGGCGACCCGCCGGGCGGTGGCGAGCCGGCCGGTGGGCGCGCCCAGGTCCAGGCCGAGGGGCACCGCGTGCGTCTCCAGGCTGGTCACGAGGCTCCGGGCGGATTCGGCGTACGTGGTGGCGACCTCGCGCATGTCCTTGGCCATGTCGGTGAGGTTGGCGGGGGTGCGGAAGCGGGGCAGGACGACACCGAAGAAGGGCTGCCCGAACTCCAGGGCCGCCTTCCACGCCTTCTCGCCCGGCATCGGCGGGTGACGCAGCTCGAAGCGGTCCTCCACGCCGTTGACCGCGCCGACGGTCGTCTTGACGCCGTTGTCGTACCAGCTCAACTGCTGTTCGAGCGCGAAGACGGCGATGATGAGGTTCTGCAGGTCCCGGTCGAATCCGCGCCGCTTCGGCACGTCCAGCCACGCCCGCAGCCGGTGCACGGGGAAGTGGTCGCGGTAGTCCTCCTTGGCCGCCTCCTGCAGCAGGTGCCGGCTCCAGTGGCAGGTGGTGATCGCCAGCACGTACCGGTGGTCGACCACCTCGCCGAGCTGCAGGGGGTTGCAGATGCGGCGGAGCACCCGCTGGTCGGCCGGTGAGTCGATGGAGACGCCGCGGGTGGGGTCGGCGGCGGCCCGCCTGGCGTACTCCAGGACCTTGGCGAGGTCGCCGCGGGTGAGCGGCTTCTCGTCCACTGGCAGGGCCGGGGTGCCCGGGTACGACCAATCCAGCAGCTCGGCGGTGAGGTTGCGGAACGCGTCGGTGAGCGTGCCGCCCCGGGGGTCGCCGATGCGCAGCCCCTCGGCCAGGGTGTGCAGCACCCCGACGGTGTCGTCGTGCACGTCGGAGGGCTGCGGGCTGGCCGCCCCGTACGCCTGCTTGAGGGCGGTGACCAGGCCGTCGCGGAGCTGGCTCTGCCGCTGCAGCAGGTAGACCCGGCCCTGCTGCCGGTCGGCCTTGGGCCAGTCGGCGGCGAGGGTGTTGAGCCGCTCCCCCGCGCCGCCGACGCCGAGCAAGTAGTTGATCTTTGCGAGCTGGGCGACCCGGCTCATCATGTCGTCGGTGAGATACAGGGGCAGCCAGAACACGGTGTTGGAGCCCCGAGGCAGTTCCTCGATGCGGGCCCGGTCGGCGCTGCGCGGGTAGTCCTGCGGGTCGAACGGGTAGTCGATGACGATCCGCCACGACTCGCCCGGGGCGAGCAGCGCGGCGATCGGCATCGCGTCGGTGTCCCGGACGTTGCCGAACTTCACCTGGACGATGTGCCGCCGCCCCCGCCACTCGCGCGGCTGCTGCAGCTCGCCGTGGCTGCCCTCGCTGCCGGCCAGCCCCATCTCGGCGCTGATCAGCTCGCGCAGCAGTTGCTGCCGGACGCCGGCCGAGGTCTCGTTGTGCGGGACCAGGTCGAGCAGTTTGTCGAAGTCGACGGTATGCAGCTTGAGCGACACGACCGGGTCGTGGTCGTCGGTCAGGTGCAGCTCGCCGGCATCCTGTTCGATCTTGCGCAGCCGGTTGAGCACCATCGTGTTCTCGTAGCCGGGGATCGGCGAGGAGATGGAGCCGAAGTTCAGCGCGTGCAGCTTCGCGGCGGTGAGGCTGTGCAGGGCCGGCACGTCGGGCACCAGCGCGCCCAGCAGGATCGTCTTGACGAGCCTGTCGTCGAGCTGGAACTGGGTGTGCGAGGCGGCCTTCTCCTCGTCGATGCCGTTGAGGGTGAG
This genomic window contains:
- the ilvD gene encoding dihydroxy-acid dehydratase encodes the protein MPELRSRTSTHGRTMAGARALWRATGMTDDDFGKPIVAIANSFTQFVPGHVHLKDLGGLVADAVAEAGGVGREFNTIAVDDGIAMGHGGMLYSLPSRELIADAVEYMVNAHCADALVCISNCDKITPGMLLAALRLDIPTVFVSGGPMEAGKTVAIEGVVHSKIDLIDAMIASSNEAVTDDQLGEIERSACPTCGSCSGMFTANSMNCLTEAIGLALPGNGSTLATHAARRSLFVEAGRTVVEIAKRWYDGDDSSVLPRQIANRAAFENAIALDVAMGGSTNTILHLLAAAREAELDFSVADIDAVSRRVPCLAKVAPNSPNYHMEDVHRAGGIPAILGELDRAGLLHRDVHAVHSPSLAQWLADWDVRGGSATPEAIELFHAAPGGVRTTEPFSTTNRWSTLDTDAAGGCVRDREHAYSADGGLAILHGNLAPDGCVVKTAGVPDECLTFRGPAKVYESQDDAVTAILAKEIVAGDVVVIRYEGPKGGPGMQEMLYPTSFLKGRGLGRSCALLTDGRFSGGTSGLSIGHVSPEAASGGLIALVEPGDEIVIDIPGRSIELNVPDDVLEARRIAQEKRPRPYTPADRQRPVSAALRAYASMATSASDGAYRRVPE
- a CDS encoding putative bifunctional diguanylate cyclase/phosphodiesterase: MIAVAVLSGLVAAGATALLVVSARRSGRQCGRAAGLVAVAGGFAVAGLAVGLAVALAGEHLAHRQGQRTGWATLVSAGVAASALAFGAGLLRLPGAGATRAATARLVLDSVTMATALWFVGWVLFSEPTRLLGAATPMACAPILLATVSVALTAGLTLIVLLRAARPRRRLALLGTGITAVTSGGLGIAGGLCQAVPGMALAGAVLLAAGLLTAALVVRRADPPGQLDVDLIGADGAYAFVPMGAMAASAMYHLLQGGRFDALGIVAGSLEGFALVARQYLALHDVRRYAGRLAEREAHFRELAHTDPLTGLANRRGLLRALHQATGSGDPCVLLGLDLDGFKNVNDMRGHDVGDEVLAEVGRRLRGNLRPDDLAARLGGDEFAVLVPGRPAEAGRVAERLLGVLGDPYDQPGGPVFLSVSIGVAGLPDEPDTELLLRHADLALRYAKQRGKNRIEHYDGAYDKLLRRRTTVEHELRGAIERDELRLVFQPVASLPSVRPVGAEALLRWHHPELGHVRPDEFIPLAEECGMIAKLGAWVLHQACYQLSRWLADGHDVWVSVNVSPRELHAPEYVVQVADALRAHHVPPQRLVLEVTEHAVATDLDELIRRLTALRRTGVRIALDDFGAGYSSLGQLRRLPIDILKIDHGLVAEHEPVRPAGADGPPFAPMVDIVMRLGHQLGLEVIAEGVTNPTELAAVVAAGCRFGQGALFGWGVPAEHLEAMLEAATSSGARRSPVPAPAAPAGPPAPVRPARLPAQRADWEGPAPRADWDGSAQLAGGAGGAAGQDAPTSVNQNVGSVDSSREMRQA
- the brxD gene encoding BREX system ATP-binding protein BrxD, yielding MTVEVSARRRKDIVDALRRGAVPANGLDALAVGLDRFATALDEDLARVAGGGSVFKAVRGEYGAGKTFFTRWLGERAKRRGFAVAEVQVSELETPLHRMETVYRRLVEQLTTEQFAPSALRPVLDGWIFALEEDVLAAGTVAEADADGLDRAVGELLERRLADISRSTPGFAAALRGYRAAIATGDQVTAGGLAAWLGGQPHVAASARRAAGVKGDLDHFGALSFLQGLLTVLRDSGHPGLLLVLDEVETLQRVRSDARDKALNALRQLVDDIYAGRFPGLFLLITGTPAFFDGQQGVQRLAPLAQRLATDFGPEPRWDNPRATQLRLPGFTEAALVQLGVRVRDIYGSARVSEVADDAYLGELARAVAGRLGGQVGVAPRIYLKKLVADVFDRVDQFADWNPREHYALTLRSDELTAVERNAASADDVDLTL
- a CDS encoding DEAD/DEAH box helicase; amino-acid sequence: MNDEALLHPVLLHHVVNSLGWPELRPLQRAAIGPLLDGDDALLLAPTAGGKTEAVTFPLLSRMARDGWTGTSVLYLCPLRALLNNLHPRIERYAGWLGRTAALWHGDVHTAARRAVLWQRPDILLTTPESLEAMLVSVNVDHRGFFAGLRAVVVDEVHAFAGDDRGWHLLAVLERLTRVAGRPLQRVGLSATVGNPADLLTWLQGSATGSRPGRVVAPGVPAAAGLSAAAAPSTATGSSAAAGPPPGDVELDYVGSLFNAAKVIAALHAGEKRLVFCESRQTVEELGQLLRERGVTTFLSHASLSADERRRSEQAFAEARDCVIVSTSTLELGIDVGDLDRVVQIDAPATVASFLQRLGRTGRRPGSTRNCLFLCRTGQDLVRAAALLSLWGRGWVEPVVPPPDPRHIVAQQVLALCLQEHRVGDRLWTQAWNGLPPFGPGAEPIVRHLVDHGYLDSDGGLLFIGPEAERRFGRRHFMDMTAVFTGPPEFTVLHGRQELGRVDPSLLTEEVRGDRRLLLGGRSWRVTYVDWRRRRCFVEPVDDGGRARWTSPGWVGWSHPLTRTMRDVLLGDDPSVRLTGRATDRLAAERADRSAVVHPGGSLVVRAEGGDLTWWTWAGLRANATLAATLSEVVDPMQRYDDYMIRLRADLDRSQWRSLVADAGQRICLPEVNARALAGLKFGVALPERLARATLAARLADLPGAAAVLAEPVRFAAL